The following proteins are co-located in the Flammeovirga kamogawensis genome:
- a CDS encoding undecaprenyl-diphosphate phosphatase, giving the protein MSIFEAIVLGIVQGLTEFLPVSSSGHLELAKAILGDTSMAEESMMMTVVLHFATALSTVVVFRKDILEILKGLFQFKWNEETQFSLKIVLSMIPAALVGVFLNDQIEKFFGGAVLLVGCMLLLTAILLILADKAKNTEKNVGYKEAIIIGIAQAIAILPGISRSGATISTSVLLGIDRSKSARFSFLMVVPLIFGKIAKDILDGAFSSSFEVVPMTVGFITAFVTGIVACTWMISLVKKAKLMWFSIWCAVVGSIAIIYTLIN; this is encoded by the coding sequence ATGAGCATTTTTGAGGCTATCGTTCTTGGTATTGTCCAAGGATTGACAGAATTTTTACCTGTTAGTAGTAGTGGACACTTAGAACTAGCAAAAGCTATTTTAGGAGACACTAGTATGGCAGAGGAGAGTATGATGATGACTGTCGTACTTCATTTTGCAACAGCATTATCTACAGTTGTTGTTTTTAGAAAAGATATTCTAGAAATATTAAAGGGACTGTTTCAGTTTAAATGGAACGAAGAAACTCAATTTTCTTTAAAAATTGTACTTTCAATGATACCTGCTGCACTAGTAGGAGTTTTCTTGAATGATCAAATAGAAAAATTCTTTGGGGGTGCTGTTCTTCTGGTAGGATGTATGTTATTATTAACTGCAATTCTCCTTATTCTTGCAGATAAAGCTAAGAATACAGAAAAGAATGTAGGCTATAAAGAAGCAATCATTATTGGTATTGCACAAGCTATTGCTATCCTTCCTGGTATTTCAAGATCTGGAGCTACAATTTCAACATCAGTTTTATTAGGAATTGACAGATCTAAATCTGCTCGTTTTTCTTTTTTAATGGTTGTTCCATTGATATTTGGAAAAATTGCAAAAGATATTTTAGATGGTGCTTTTTCATCTTCTTTTGAAGTAGTACCAATGACTGTTGGTTTTATAACAGCATTTGTAACAGGTATTGTGGCTTGTACATGGATGATTTCATTAGTAAAGAAAGCAAAACTAATGTGGTTCTCTATTTGGTGTGCAGTAGTAGGTTCAATAGCAATTATATATACATTAATAAATTAA
- a CDS encoding DUF3098 domain-containing protein, protein MSNKKEHLAFGKKNYMWMLIGICMIALGFFIMSLESAPMGFGALGLTVGPIVTMAGFGVNFYAILLKPQGSSSEQSPKS, encoded by the coding sequence ATGAGCAATAAAAAAGAACATTTGGCCTTTGGAAAAAAGAATTACATGTGGATGCTAATCGGTATTTGTATGATTGCTTTAGGCTTCTTTATCATGTCTTTAGAAAGTGCACCTATGGGTTTTGGAGCATTAGGTTTAACAGTTGGACCAATTGTAACAATGGCTGGTTTTGGTGTTAATTTCTATGCTATTTTATTAAAACCTCAAGGGAGCAGTTCTGAGCAAAGCCCAAAAAGCTAA
- a CDS encoding NFACT RNA binding domain-containing protein gives MFNNYYFLRQLSGSLKEHLVGMTLGACFSQSKDELMIGFYKGGREQWIRASLIPNFNLLTFPLDYQRKKVNSIDLFKEAIDEEVEDIIQYKNERAFLIKLTNNWGILFKMYGNRSNILLIHEGEVVTIFQKRHIEDQNMDVSQLDRSLDQTKEGFFENGLRGTFPTLGKEALAYLVKNGWEDADKEQQWGMLSSMISKLENPKYYTVEENEQVHFLLFEQGTTLFETDNAIEAANEFFYRFSKRFFVEQERGPLLREIDKRLKQSRSYLKKNYARFEELTESARFEEIANIIMANLHAIPARTKKITLFDFYTDKDIVIKLNEFQTPQKNAETYYRKAKNQKLEVRNLEENINEKEEEMKRLQTHRDALNDLEMVREIRKYIKNNGLQKLQKNEPVFPFRKFEYKGFEIWVGKNAVNNDLLTQRFAHKRDLWLHARDVAGSHVVVKWKSKQPTFPINVIEKAASIAAYYSQRKTDTLCPVIYTPKKFVRKRKGDPAGLVVVDKESVVLIEPAPFSENLT, from the coding sequence ATGTTCAACAACTATTACTTTTTAAGACAACTGAGTGGTTCTTTAAAAGAACATTTAGTAGGGATGACTTTGGGGGCTTGTTTTAGTCAATCCAAAGATGAATTGATGATCGGTTTCTATAAAGGTGGTCGAGAACAGTGGATACGTGCGTCTTTAATTCCAAATTTTAATTTGCTTACTTTTCCTTTGGATTATCAAAGAAAGAAGGTAAACAGTATTGACCTTTTTAAGGAAGCGATTGATGAGGAAGTTGAAGATATTATCCAATATAAAAATGAACGTGCTTTTTTAATTAAGCTTACCAATAACTGGGGAATCTTATTTAAAATGTATGGTAACCGTTCTAATATTCTTTTGATTCATGAAGGTGAGGTAGTCACAATTTTTCAGAAACGACATATTGAAGATCAGAATATGGATGTTTCTCAATTAGACCGTTCTTTAGATCAGACAAAGGAAGGCTTTTTTGAAAATGGATTACGAGGTACATTCCCAACTTTGGGAAAAGAAGCATTAGCCTATTTAGTAAAAAATGGCTGGGAAGATGCAGATAAGGAACAGCAATGGGGTATGCTTTCATCAATGATCTCAAAATTAGAAAACCCCAAGTATTATACTGTCGAAGAAAATGAGCAAGTACACTTTCTACTTTTTGAACAAGGTACAACACTTTTTGAAACAGATAATGCTATTGAGGCTGCCAATGAATTTTTCTATAGGTTCTCAAAACGCTTTTTTGTAGAGCAAGAAAGAGGACCTTTATTACGAGAAATTGATAAAAGATTAAAACAATCTAGAAGTTACCTCAAGAAAAATTATGCACGTTTTGAAGAATTGACAGAAAGTGCACGCTTTGAGGAAATTGCCAATATTATAATGGCAAATTTACATGCTATTCCAGCAAGAACTAAAAAAATTACATTATTTGATTTTTATACTGATAAAGATATCGTAATCAAATTAAATGAATTTCAAACACCTCAAAAGAATGCTGAAACTTATTATAGGAAGGCTAAAAACCAAAAATTAGAAGTAAGAAATCTCGAAGAAAACATCAACGAAAAAGAAGAAGAAATGAAACGTCTTCAGACTCACCGTGATGCATTAAATGACCTAGAAATGGTTAGAGAGATTAGGAAATATATTAAGAACAATGGGTTACAAAAATTACAAAAAAATGAGCCTGTTTTTCCGTTTAGAAAATTTGAATATAAAGGGTTTGAAATCTGGGTTGGGAAAAATGCTGTAAACAATGATTTATTAACTCAAAGATTTGCACATAAAAGAGATCTTTGGTTACACGCTAGAGATGTTGCAGGTTCTCATGTAGTTGTAAAATGGAAATCTAAGCAGCCTACTTTTCCTATTAATGTTATAGAAAAAGCGGCTTCTATTGCGGCATATTATTCTCAAAGAAAAACAGATACACTTTGCCCTGTTATTTACACGCCTAAAAAGTTTGTAAGAAAAAGAAAAGGAGACCCCGCTGGACTTGTTGTAGTAGATAAGGAGAGTGTAGTTTTAATAGAACCGGCTCCATTTTCAGAGAATTTAACGTAG
- a CDS encoding zinc dependent phospholipase C family protein, with protein MLNFVYLFSFWGFFAHQKINEEAIYLLPNEIFILFKDHIDKIKQGGIRPDQRRRLIKNEGVRHYIDVEMYGNQLLENAIDYDEALLTFSEDSLLAHGLAPWNLVMYTHLLRKAFEEKDAYRIIKYAGEMGHYIADLHVPLHTTHNYNGQLTNQIGIHAFWESTLPEHYAGYYSFLLDDVMYIDNTLDTTWAIMNESHSLVPIVLAEEKRISKLLPNKGKTVVSRRGASLQYQPTDQYIKLYHQAVGDMVESRMEKSIYRLACLWYSCWIDAGQPDLSTLKYITPKQKKKELKKDIKHREHL; from the coding sequence ATGTTGAATTTTGTTTACTTATTTTCCTTCTGGGGCTTCTTTGCGCATCAAAAAATCAATGAAGAGGCTATATATTTACTCCCAAATGAAATTTTCATTTTGTTTAAAGATCATATAGATAAGATTAAACAAGGTGGAATTAGGCCAGATCAAAGAAGAAGACTTATAAAAAATGAAGGGGTTCGCCATTACATTGATGTTGAAATGTATGGGAATCAACTATTAGAAAATGCAATTGATTATGATGAAGCATTACTTACTTTCTCAGAAGATTCACTTTTAGCACATGGCTTAGCTCCATGGAATCTTGTTATGTATACACATCTTTTACGGAAAGCTTTTGAAGAAAAAGATGCTTACCGAATTATTAAATATGCAGGAGAAATGGGGCATTATATTGCAGATTTACATGTTCCTTTGCATACAACACATAATTACAATGGTCAATTAACAAATCAAATTGGTATCCATGCTTTTTGGGAATCTACATTACCAGAGCACTATGCAGGGTATTATAGTTTTTTATTAGATGATGTTATGTATATCGATAATACTTTAGATACAACTTGGGCAATTATGAACGAATCGCATAGTTTAGTTCCTATTGTTTTAGCAGAAGAAAAGCGTATTTCTAAATTATTGCCAAATAAAGGAAAAACTGTTGTTTCCAGACGCGGAGCTTCTTTGCAATACCAACCTACAGATCAATATATAAAGTTATATCATCAGGCAGTTGGTGATATGGTAGAAAGTAGAATGGAAAAATCTATTTATAGGTTAGCTTGTTTATGGTATTCTTGTTGGATTGATGCTGGTCAACCCGATTTATCAACTTTAAAATACATTACACCAAAGCAAAAAAAGAAAGAATTAAAAAAAGATATAAAACATAGAGAGCATCTTTAG
- a CDS encoding RNA polymerase sigma factor, translating to MTAVEFNYNLQHLIPALEPFAYKLTKDSANAKDLIQETMLKAFSNKEKFMVGTNMKAWVFTIMRNTFLTNYQKSARQKTFIDTSENLHFINSTNVKQENSAYGNFAMNDIQKAIEELDDAYSEPFMMYFRGFKYHEISDRLSIPIGTVKNRIFLARKELKEVLSMYAN from the coding sequence ATGACAGCGGTAGAATTTAATTACAATTTGCAACACTTGATCCCTGCTTTAGAGCCGTTTGCTTACAAACTGACTAAAGACTCAGCAAACGCAAAAGATCTTATTCAAGAAACTATGTTGAAAGCATTCTCTAACAAAGAGAAATTTATGGTTGGTACTAATATGAAGGCATGGGTTTTTACTATAATGAGAAACACTTTCTTAACTAATTACCAAAAAAGCGCTCGCCAAAAAACATTTATTGATACCTCAGAAAACTTACACTTTATAAATAGTACGAATGTTAAGCAAGAAAATAGTGCTTATGGAAACTTTGCTATGAATGATATTCAGAAAGCAATTGAAGAATTAGACGATGCCTACAGCGAACCATTCATGATGTATTTCAGAGGATTTAAATACCATGAAATTTCAGATCGTTTAAGTATTCCTATTGGAACAGTAAAAAATAGAATTTTTCTTGCTAGAAAAGAATTGAAAGAAGTGTTATCAATGTACGCTAACTAA
- a CDS encoding 3-deoxy-D-manno-octulosonic acid transferase: MIQEKIYNIGTYMFSGAMKFASLLNPKAKLFVDGRHQLLSKIQADFKNNNQKTAWFHCASLGEFEQGRPVIEAFKVQFPAYKIVLTFFSPSGYTVQHNYEHADYIYYLPLDTKSNAELFVKTINPQIAFFVKYEFWHNYLVALKSIEAKIISFSTIFRADQAFFKNNGGFQQNMLKQFDYFFTQDKNSYDLLSSINIDNKIIAGDTRFDRVAQICASPKQIPIAKKFSENATVLVVGSSWPRDISALSLVASKLPELKIIVAPHEISDKKIDFITSTFSARDSIRFSEATENNVTDKNLLIIDNVGMLSSLYQFADFAYVGGAFGEGLHNILEPATFGIPVVIGKEYDKFIEAVQLVEREGTFSITDANSCLSIIKKLLIDTTFREKTGLITQDFVKENLGSTDKIITYCKELL; the protein is encoded by the coding sequence ATGATTCAAGAAAAGATATATAATATAGGTACATATATGTTTAGTGGAGCAATGAAGTTTGCCTCTTTGCTAAACCCAAAAGCAAAATTATTTGTAGATGGAAGACACCAATTATTATCAAAAATTCAAGCTGATTTTAAAAATAACAATCAGAAAACTGCATGGTTTCACTGTGCATCATTAGGAGAATTTGAACAGGGCCGACCTGTAATTGAAGCCTTCAAAGTACAATTTCCGGCGTACAAAATTGTACTTACTTTTTTTTCCCCTAGTGGATATACTGTTCAGCATAATTATGAACATGCAGATTATATTTACTACCTCCCTCTAGATACTAAAAGTAATGCAGAGTTGTTTGTGAAAACAATCAACCCACAGATTGCATTTTTCGTAAAATACGAGTTTTGGCATAACTACCTTGTTGCATTAAAAAGTATAGAAGCCAAAATAATTTCCTTCTCAACTATATTCCGAGCTGATCAAGCTTTCTTTAAAAATAATGGAGGTTTTCAGCAAAATATGCTAAAGCAATTCGATTATTTTTTCACTCAAGATAAAAATTCCTACGATCTACTTTCATCCATCAATATTGATAATAAAATAATTGCTGGAGATACACGTTTTGATAGAGTTGCTCAAATTTGTGCTTCTCCAAAGCAAATTCCTATAGCTAAGAAATTTTCAGAAAATGCAACTGTTCTTGTTGTTGGCAGTAGTTGGCCAAGAGACATTTCAGCTTTAAGCCTTGTTGCAAGTAAACTTCCTGAATTAAAAATTATAGTTGCTCCTCACGAAATTTCTGATAAAAAAATAGATTTTATTACTTCTACATTTTCTGCTAGAGACAGTATTCGTTTTTCTGAAGCTACCGAAAATAATGTTACTGATAAAAACTTACTCATAATTGATAATGTAGGAATGTTATCATCACTATATCAATTTGCAGATTTTGCCTACGTAGGAGGTGCTTTTGGAGAGGGACTTCATAATATTCTTGAACCTGCAACTTTTGGAATCCCTGTTGTTATTGGTAAAGAATATGATAAATTTATTGAGGCCGTTCAATTGGTAGAAAGAGAAGGAACCTTTTCAATTACAGACGCAAACAGCTGTTTATCAATAATTAAAAAACTATTAATTGACACAACCTTCAGAGAAAAAACTGGTCTTATCACCCAAGACTTTGTAAAAGAAAACCTAGGCAGTACAGATAAAATAATAACTTATTGCAAAGAGTTACTTTAA
- the rsgA gene encoding ribosome small subunit-dependent GTPase A, translating to MKKKKNSGKKKNTSKTSAVDLKVGLITKSTGLWYEVENTETHQTYKGRLRGKLKLKGMKVTNPIAVGDLVNYALEDEVENTVIIHDILDRKNIILRQSTRKKWHGHIIASNIDQAILIATLALPKTSLGFIDRFLVAAESYNVPTYIVFNKDDLLEDEDRAYLDELRAVYEPLGYKCLRLSALEDENLDEIKEVINGKISLLVGHSGVGKSTLLNKLASNVQQRTDEISLFANKGKHTTTFAEMFELTEHNGHLIDTPGIKELGIMGIDENEIGHFFPEIRDVIQECKYNNCTHTHEPQCKVRELVDEGEIATSRYLSYLSMLESDDNRK from the coding sequence ATGAAGAAAAAAAAGAACTCTGGGAAGAAAAAAAACACTTCAAAAACATCTGCGGTTGATTTAAAAGTTGGATTAATCACTAAATCAACTGGTTTGTGGTATGAAGTTGAAAATACAGAAACTCATCAGACTTATAAAGGAAGACTTCGTGGTAAATTAAAATTAAAAGGTATGAAAGTCACTAACCCTATTGCTGTTGGCGATTTGGTTAACTATGCCTTAGAAGATGAAGTTGAAAATACAGTTATCATTCACGACATTCTTGATCGAAAAAATATTATCCTTCGCCAATCAACAAGAAAAAAATGGCATGGGCATATTATTGCATCTAATATAGATCAAGCAATATTAATAGCAACCTTAGCATTACCTAAAACTTCTTTAGGATTTATAGATAGATTTTTAGTAGCTGCTGAATCATATAATGTCCCCACTTATATTGTATTCAACAAAGATGATTTATTAGAAGATGAAGACAGAGCATATTTAGATGAATTGCGTGCTGTCTATGAACCTCTAGGATATAAATGTCTGCGTTTATCAGCTTTAGAAGATGAAAATCTTGACGAAATCAAAGAAGTGATTAATGGTAAAATCTCTTTATTAGTTGGACATTCTGGTGTTGGAAAGTCAACTTTATTAAACAAGTTGGCATCAAATGTGCAACAAAGAACTGATGAAATCTCTTTGTTTGCTAACAAAGGGAAACATACGACTACTTTTGCCGAAATGTTCGAATTAACTGAACATAACGGTCATTTAATTGATACTCCAGGTATTAAAGAACTGGGTATTATGGGAATTGATGAAAATGAAATTGGACATTTTTTCCCTGAAATAAGAGATGTGATACAAGAGTGTAAGTACAATAACTGTACACATACACATGAACCTCAATGTAAAGTCAGAGAACTTGTGGATGAGGGTGAAATAGCTACTTCTAGGTATTTAAGTTACTTAAGTATGCTAGAAAGTGATGATAATCGGAAATAA
- a CDS encoding KTSC domain-containing protein, protein MREILVEKIITTESTLVEFLIYDRQTTELQVAYKRGKHSGKIRKYKDFPADSFDMIITSKSQGRALLRELKRYKHEEKTFFSFFKNLFSSDKKVPY, encoded by the coding sequence ATGAGAGAAATACTCGTTGAAAAAATTATTACTACAGAATCTACGCTTGTAGAGTTTTTAATCTATGACCGTCAGACTACTGAACTTCAAGTTGCTTATAAAAGAGGCAAACATTCAGGCAAAATAAGGAAATATAAAGATTTCCCTGCCGATTCATTTGATATGATTATTACAAGTAAGTCTCAAGGAAGAGCTCTCCTAAGAGAATTAAAAAGGTATAAACATGAAGAAAAGACATTTTTTAGCTTCTTTAAAAATCTATTTTCTTCAGATAAAAAAGTCCCTTATTAA
- a CDS encoding SpoIIE family protein phosphatase, with protein MMNKIIYHLKNIIFLFLLLISEFSYAQWHEVVYNELSGMQNSLVKSVDKDSLGFVWSATDKGLIRFDGSNFLQVTEGLPSLYVKKIFKTSKGVLLASTDLGVVKVNMIDNQPQVETILKGDTYASDTLLWYPKSIYETKDQKIWICDNHSIVCLDTALNQIARYKFYEKDLPTNFQRSFSLLEDPVLGLYAFSEAGYLYKFSKKENAFNEIQLITQSDRINHAFFYQKKMIVSTQSGVTEITLDKSGKEVLSQKIIIDDIAPSYVVVNTENEWFAGTWNNGLYKIAIDNKGKYHHSKVENVEQKVISSVFKDESSGLWLSTDNGLIYLKEQYFKAAFEKDVYQYIQTIVQDNNTVLFSDGRSLFFCSTSNHALIDKWEISSEYGIVLKVAHIEDEYWLTTNIGLFLIYDEKGNLKRKIDCSNYGGAIYSIAYNEMGDLWYVQDHGGVFKLQNLEKVISYGREEGITSKINVLKFQEGRLFLGGSKDGNYFFKYNVASDNFENLSKPISIVRNISLSVNDFVFIDEGPILATNFGLAYFGKDSLRTKTIEHLNLGDVKGVINDYRSSNVIWLTNSNGLIRVKDWDSFLIFDELSGLPSKTMSYRTILLDNYGAIWAGTAAGIGLSNKKVSIKKTPTPVFTYIGNSIGKFRLSATPEISIASYLELKFASLAFPGNLISYQFKYNDGEWKDIGWNNKIIVSGLKKGDYTIYIRAKQIGEYTWSKSATFSFLVTEAWYRTWYGILSIFSILLGIGFVSFKLYDEKVQYDKEILEGVVKERTQQIEAQNKILSGRESILKKQVDRFKKVNDKLNYQKQEMNSRLIYARDLQSVVLPSTEKINSFYTNSFLLYKPKEIVSGDFYWEKTFDGNISYIVVADCIGHGIPGAIQSLIGIDLLGEIVDNKNTKTDYVLEELDIKLKEKAKENPALIGIDMLILRVFKNEDEFEISYSGARRPLFYFIDNQLIEIKGTRRGIGNEPAHVKVKGFEVHNFTLPKGVSIYLTTNGYYDQFNNQEKRMGIAKFRKLLIEAGSSNDMLEQRKWLENYLNVWSSEADQIDDITILGLQL; from the coding sequence ATGATGAATAAAATTATTTATCACCTTAAAAATATTATTTTTCTTTTCCTTCTACTTATTTCTGAATTCTCCTATGCACAATGGCATGAAGTTGTTTACAATGAACTGTCTGGAATGCAAAATTCTTTAGTTAAATCAGTTGATAAAGATAGTTTAGGTTTTGTATGGTCTGCTACAGATAAAGGTTTGATACGTTTTGACGGATCTAACTTCTTACAAGTGACAGAAGGCTTGCCAAGTCTTTATGTAAAAAAGATTTTTAAAACATCTAAAGGAGTTTTACTTGCATCTACAGATTTAGGTGTTGTTAAGGTTAATATGATTGATAATCAACCTCAAGTAGAAACTATTTTAAAAGGAGATACCTATGCTTCTGATACATTACTTTGGTACCCAAAATCTATTTATGAAACCAAAGATCAAAAAATATGGATTTGTGATAATCACTCTATTGTATGTCTTGATACCGCTTTAAACCAAATAGCACGATATAAATTTTACGAAAAAGATTTACCAACTAATTTTCAAAGATCATTTTCATTATTAGAAGACCCTGTTCTAGGGTTATACGCATTCTCTGAAGCTGGATATTTGTATAAATTTTCAAAGAAAGAAAATGCATTTAATGAAATTCAATTGATTACGCAGAGTGATAGAATAAACCACGCTTTCTTTTATCAGAAGAAAATGATTGTTTCGACTCAATCTGGAGTAACTGAAATAACTTTAGATAAATCTGGTAAAGAGGTGTTATCTCAAAAAATTATCATTGATGATATTGCTCCTTCTTATGTAGTTGTTAATACTGAAAATGAATGGTTTGCAGGAACATGGAATAATGGTTTATATAAAATTGCAATTGATAATAAAGGGAAATATCATCATTCTAAAGTAGAAAATGTAGAACAAAAAGTGATATCATCTGTGTTTAAGGATGAATCATCTGGTCTTTGGTTATCTACAGATAATGGTCTGATTTATTTAAAAGAACAATATTTTAAAGCAGCATTTGAAAAGGATGTCTACCAATATATTCAGACAATTGTTCAAGATAATAATACAGTGTTATTTTCTGACGGTAGAAGTTTGTTCTTTTGTTCAACATCTAATCACGCATTAATTGATAAATGGGAAATATCATCTGAATATGGAATTGTATTAAAAGTAGCCCATATAGAAGATGAATATTGGCTAACAACCAATATTGGCTTATTCCTTATTTATGATGAAAAAGGAAACTTAAAGCGAAAGATTGACTGTTCAAATTACGGTGGTGCAATTTATTCTATCGCTTATAATGAAATGGGTGACCTGTGGTATGTTCAAGACCATGGTGGAGTATTTAAACTGCAAAATTTAGAGAAAGTAATTTCTTATGGTAGAGAAGAGGGGATAACAAGTAAAATTAATGTTCTGAAATTTCAAGAAGGTAGATTGTTTTTAGGAGGTAGTAAGGATGGAAATTATTTCTTTAAATACAATGTTGCTTCTGATAACTTTGAGAACCTAAGTAAACCAATTTCTATTGTTAGAAATATATCTTTAAGTGTAAACGATTTTGTTTTTATAGATGAAGGTCCAATTCTAGCTACCAATTTTGGGTTGGCTTATTTTGGTAAAGATTCTTTAAGAACAAAGACAATTGAACATTTAAATTTAGGAGATGTAAAAGGAGTTATTAATGATTACAGATCTTCTAATGTGATTTGGTTGACAAACTCAAATGGTCTGATTAGGGTAAAAGATTGGGATTCATTTTTAATATTTGATGAACTTTCTGGCTTACCAAGTAAAACCATGAGTTATAGAACTATCCTTTTAGATAATTATGGTGCTATTTGGGCAGGTACTGCAGCTGGTATTGGTCTGTCAAATAAAAAGGTATCAATTAAAAAAACACCAACCCCTGTTTTTACTTATATAGGTAACTCTATTGGTAAATTCCGACTCTCAGCAACACCAGAAATCTCAATAGCATCTTACTTAGAATTGAAGTTTGCTAGTTTAGCTTTTCCTGGTAATTTAATTTCGTATCAGTTTAAATACAATGATGGAGAGTGGAAGGATATTGGTTGGAATAATAAAATTATTGTATCAGGGTTGAAAAAGGGAGATTACACTATATATATTCGAGCAAAACAAATAGGAGAGTATACATGGAGTAAATCTGCAACTTTTTCTTTCTTAGTAACCGAAGCATGGTATAGAACATGGTATGGAATACTTAGCATATTTTCAATTTTATTAGGCATTGGATTCGTGTCATTTAAACTTTATGATGAAAAGGTTCAATACGATAAAGAAATATTAGAAGGTGTTGTAAAAGAAAGAACACAACAAATTGAAGCGCAAAATAAAATATTGTCTGGCCGAGAATCTATACTTAAAAAGCAAGTTGATAGATTTAAAAAAGTAAATGATAAACTGAATTATCAAAAGCAAGAAATGAATAGTCGTTTGATTTATGCTCGAGATTTACAATCAGTTGTTTTGCCTTCAACAGAAAAAATTAATTCGTTTTACACCAATTCATTCCTTTTATATAAACCTAAAGAAATTGTATCTGGTGATTTTTATTGGGAAAAAACTTTCGATGGAAATATCTCCTATATCGTTGTAGCAGATTGTATTGGTCATGGAATTCCAGGTGCAATCCAGTCACTAATTGGTATAGATTTACTTGGTGAAATTGTCGATAATAAGAATACTAAAACAGATTATGTATTAGAGGAATTAGATATTAAACTAAAGGAAAAAGCAAAAGAAAATCCAGCATTAATTGGGATTGATATGCTAATTTTAAGAGTATTTAAAAATGAAGACGAATTTGAGATTAGCTACTCTGGTGCACGTAGACCTTTATTTTATTTTATTGATAATCAACTTATTGAAATAAAAGGAACACGAAGAGGAATAGGAAATGAGCCTGCTCATGTAAAAGTAAAAGGTTTTGAAGTACACAATTTTACTCTACCAAAGGGTGTTAGCATTTATCTAACCACAAATGGTTATTATGATCAATTTAATAATCAAGAAAAGCGAATGGGAATCGCTAAATTTAGAAAATTATTAATAGAAGCAGGTAGTTCTAACGATATGTTGGAACAGCGTAAATGGCTAGAGAACTATTTAAATGTTTGGAGTTCAGAAGCAGATCAAATTGATGATATAACGATCCTCGGTCTTCAGTTATAA